The following are encoded together in the Equus quagga isolate Etosha38 chromosome 1, UCLA_HA_Equagga_1.0, whole genome shotgun sequence genome:
- the LOC124225908 gene encoding putative serine protease 45, translating to MATSPGSLGAGLGAARPWRLSRRLLLLLLLLLPLLDAGYKEGNTKPVCGKPWWSEGLDVTRHWPWEVSLRIENEHVCGGALIDLSWVMTAAHCIQGNKDYSVVLGTSKLKSWDPLKVFSIPVKDIIVHPKYWGRTFIMGDVALLRLHTPAIFSKYVQPICLPEPSYNLKVGTQCWVTGWGQIKQRYSANSTLTPELQEAEVFIMDNKRCDRVYRKMVVVPHILPLVMQDMVCATNYGENLCNGDAGGPLACEVEDRWILAGVLSWDKACAKSQNPGVYSRVTKYSKWIKTQLGNGALSGPRASAWLLFLSWLLQPHMGP from the exons ATGGCCACCTCACCGGGCAGCCTCGGCGCTGGGCTTGGAGCCGCGAGGCCCTGGCGTCTGAGCCGccgcctcctgctgctgctgctgctcctgctgccgcTGCTGGACGCTG gTTACAAAGAAGGCAACACCAAACCAG TTTGTGGCAAACCCTGGTGGTCTGAGGGTTTGGATGTGACCCGCCATTGGCCCTGGGAGGTGAGCCTGCGGATTGAAAATGAACACGTGTGTGGAGGAGCTCTCATTGACCTCAGCTGGGTGATGACTGCTGCTCACTGCATCCAAGG CAACAAAGATTACTCAGTGGTGCTGGGCACCTCCAAGCTGAAGTCCTGGGACCCCTTGAAGGTCTTCTCAATCCCTGTGAAGGACATCATTGTTCACCCTAAGTACTGGGGCCGAACCTTCATCATGGGTGATGTTGCCCTTCTCCGGCTTCATACTCCTGCCATCTTCAGCAAGTATGTGCAGCCCATCTGCCTCCCAGAGCCCAGCTACAACCTGAAGGTTGGGACACAGTGTTGGGTGACCGGCTGGGGCCAGATTAAACAGCGCTACTCAG CCAACTCCACGTTGACCCCAGAGCTGCAGGAGGCCGAGGTGTTTATCATGGACAACAAGAGGTGTGACCGGGTTTACCGCAAGATGGTCGTCGTCCCCCACATTCTCCCCCTTGTCATGCAGGACATGGTCTGTGCCACCAATTATGGAGAAAACTTGTGCAAT GGGGACGCTGGTGGCCCATTGGCTTGTGAAGTTGAGGACAGATGGATTCTGGCTGGGGTGTTATCCTGGGACAAAGCCTGCGCCAAATCACAGAATCCAGGCGTGTACTCCCGTGTCACCAAATACAGCAAATGGATCAAGACACAACTAGGCAATGGGGCTCTCTCAGGCCCCCGTGCCTCTGCCTGGCTTTTGTTCCTGTCCTGGCTGCTGCAGCCCCACATGGGTCCCTAA
- the LOC124237834 gene encoding putative serine protease 46, with translation MACRPGELQGFTYPLSSARLGNQLYVEDSWLQACGQTNISCKMVKGKLVEVGKWPWQASILFLGMYICSGSLIHHQWILTAAHCLQRSTDPKQYSVRVGVQRLPENGTQLLVTRIVIHEGFNNLISQDVALLKLRDPVSWSPLIQPVCLPSTNFKPSIGTMCWVIGWGLTDTQVTPKPPYSLQEVAVKIINSNICNQRYQFLFLKGQKKFIGNDMLCASSEWGVDSCQGNSGSSLVCQVNKTWIQMGVVSWSHSCGRRNYPGLYTSTSHFSHWIRRQISDVKFISRASPALLSPVFLTGYSLLVNLRSLWLL, from the exons ATGGCTTGTAGGCCAGGAGAGCTTCAGGGCTTCACATATCCATTGTCTTCTGCCAGACTTGGAAATCAACTCTATGTTGAAG ATTCCTGGTTACAGGCCTGCGGTCAGACCAACATCTCCTGCAAGATGGTGAAGGGGAAGTTGGTGGAGGTAGGCAAGTGGCCATGGCAGGCGAGCATCCTATTCCTGGGCATGTACATCTGCAGTGGGTCCCTCATCCACCACCAGTGGATCCTCACGGCCGCGCACTGCTTACAGAG ATCCACGGACCCCAAACAGTACTCCGTGAGGGTGGGAGTCCAACGCCTCCCAGAAAACGGCACTCAGCTCTTGGTCACTCGCATCGTGATTCATGAGGGTTTCAACAACCTCATATCCCAGGACGTTGCTCTCCTGAAGCTCAGGGACCCCGTCTCTTGGTCCCCCCTCATCCAGCCTGTTTGTCTACCCAGCACCAACTTCAAGCCGTCCATCGGAACCATGTGCTGGGTGATCGGGTGGGGACTGACAGATACTCAAG TGACCCCAAAGCCACCCTACAGTCTTCAGGAGGTGGCTGTCAAGATCATAAACAGTAATATCTGCAATCAACGGTACCAGTTCCTCTTCTTGAAGGGCCAGAAGAAGTTCATTGGGAACGACATGCTGTGTGCCAGCTCAGAATGGGGCGTGGACTCTTGTCAG GGTAACTCTGGCAGCTCCCTCGTCTGCCAAGTGAACAAGACCTGGATTCAGATGGGGGTGGTGAGCTGGAGTCATAGCTGCGGCAGGCGCAACTACCCAGGCCTCTACACCAGCACCTCCCACTTCTCCCACTGGATCAGGAGGCAGATCTCTGACGTGAAGTTCATCAGTAGGGCTAGCCCTGCCTTGCTGagcccagtcttcctcactgGCTACAGTCTGCTGGTCAACTTGCGCTCCCTGTGGCTCCTGTGA